A stretch of the Archangium violaceum genome encodes the following:
- the uvrA gene encoding excinuclease ABC subunit UvrA, whose amino-acid sequence MHKTHLVGARTHNLQSLSVDLAEGELVCLTGVSGSGKSSLALDTLYAEGQRRFVESFSPYARQFLERLERPPMDNLEPVAAGVAVDRRAPVKSSRSTVATLADVEAYLSALFTREAMPVCPTCGVEAVRTDARVAATATLAAEPDALAVLAFPLRIADTAEFLDVRARLLKEGFHRLVVRGEVRELESLRPSEATDSAGVAHVVVDRVKLAQGQLGRVTAALESAWAMGNGEAVAFTPSGTRRIRRGLVCPQCAREFEQARPGLFSYQSPTGACPTCRGFGRTIGIDWDKVVPNPALSLEKGAIRPWSGKTSEWERKMLFRYAREQGIPLDKPWGQLTPAQRERVLEGEGDYDGGRVYPGVRAWFRWMESRTYKMHVRVLLSRYRAYSLCESCKGARLNESARAWRVGGLDLAAWHGLELSDARARLDSLRTHTGQGELARRELANRLGYLERVGLGYLTLDRPARTLSGGEAQRVSLTAALGTSLTGALFVLDEPTVGLHPADVGPLTGAMAELATRGNIALVIEHDPLVIRSAHRVLELGPGAGKHGGRLCFDGTPRELAKRAELPTGRLLSGTGEEKRTPRERTGELVVRNARAHNLQGVSVRVPLGVLCAITGPSGSGKSTLMDEVLYRHLGRALGEKDVEAPGEADGVDGLEAVERVTFVDQSPLGRTSRGNAATYTKAWDRLRERFASEPEAEVRGLTSAHFSFNVDKGRCEACSGEGYETVEMQFLADVSLLCPVCRGRRFKEEVLAIRHHGLSVADVLELTVDEVLERFADDKPLARALGPVSRLGLGYLPLGQPLSTLSGGEAQRLKLARALASEAKGSLFLIDEPSAGLHDADVRQVLAALHELVARGASVVVVDHDLVVMRGADWIIDLGPGGGRNGGRLVAEGTPEQLVSRGEGLTAAALRGTLVEPVVPGKRGKGPAEVPPAIEVEHAREHNLQEVSCRIPLGKMTVVTGPSGSGKSSLVFDVVFAEGQRRFLETLTPYARQFLPTMPRPDVERISSIPPSVALEQRTSRAGATSTVATVTEVAHYLRLLFAKLGQPHCPRDGEPIASTTPEVLYAQLTAMKGDGTVLAPAVRARKGTYLDVFTAAARAGIETAIADGKVVSTDQPPQLVKSREHDIDLVMYQGKLAKLPREVFDKALTWGKGALKVRGTGNKETLLSSERTCPVCGFSVPEMDPRWFSFNTKQGRCVDCEGTGVEGGAEALAEGRSDSCRTCEGSRLEPVPRAVKLEGLRYHEVVRQSVTAALARVREWKFRGDRALLGEPSRQELLRRMEFLDRVGLGYLSLDRNASTLSGGEMQRLRLSAQLGAGLTGAMYVLDEPTIGLHPRDTHRLLSNLRALVDTGSTVLVVEHDTDTIRAADHLLELGPTGGRGGGRILAEGPPEKVLQVEDAPTARALREPAVLAGTPRGSPENWIELKDARANNLKGVDLRIPVGRLTVVSGVSGSGKSTLVRQVLYPALREKLGLVTTRPGPFKSLRGTEAIRRVLAVDQSPIGRTPRSVPATFLGLWDELRRAFAATPEAKLRGFSPARFSFNTASGGRCTACDGQGAISHEMSFLPDVVTPCEACGGARFDAATLEVRYHGLTIGDVLRLSADEAKDVFHALPKVAAPLSCLSDLGVGYLQLGQGSNTLSGGEAQRLKLAAELTASTRHEPTLYVLDEPTTGLHLGDVSKLIAFLRRLVDRGDSLVVIEHHPSVIASADHVVELGPEGGEAGGLIVAEGTPQEVARLKTATGRVLKSLLASPAPKGRL is encoded by the coding sequence ATGCATAAGACGCACCTCGTTGGCGCCCGGACCCACAATCTCCAATCCCTCTCCGTGGACCTCGCCGAAGGCGAGCTGGTGTGCCTCACCGGAGTCTCAGGTTCTGGTAAGTCGAGTCTCGCACTCGACACCCTATACGCCGAGGGACAGCGCCGCTTCGTCGAGAGCTTCAGCCCGTATGCCCGCCAGTTCCTCGAGCGGCTGGAGAGGCCCCCGATGGACAACCTGGAGCCCGTGGCGGCGGGCGTCGCGGTGGATCGCCGCGCGCCGGTGAAGAGCTCGCGCTCCACCGTGGCCACGCTGGCGGACGTGGAGGCGTACCTGTCCGCGCTCTTCACGCGGGAGGCCATGCCGGTGTGCCCGACGTGCGGAGTGGAGGCGGTGCGCACCGACGCGCGAGTGGCCGCCACGGCGACGCTCGCCGCCGAGCCCGACGCGCTGGCCGTGCTGGCCTTTCCCCTGCGCATCGCGGACACCGCCGAGTTCCTCGACGTGCGCGCCCGGCTGCTCAAGGAGGGGTTCCACCGGCTGGTGGTGCGGGGCGAGGTGCGCGAGCTGGAGTCGCTGCGGCCGAGCGAGGCCACCGACTCGGCCGGCGTGGCGCACGTGGTGGTGGACCGGGTGAAGCTGGCCCAGGGGCAGCTCGGCCGGGTGACGGCGGCGCTGGAGTCGGCCTGGGCCATGGGCAATGGCGAGGCGGTGGCCTTCACGCCCTCGGGCACCCGGCGCATCCGGCGCGGATTGGTGTGCCCCCAGTGCGCGCGCGAGTTCGAGCAGGCCCGCCCCGGGCTCTTCAGCTACCAGTCGCCCACCGGCGCCTGCCCCACGTGCCGGGGCTTCGGCCGGACCATCGGCATCGACTGGGACAAGGTGGTGCCCAACCCGGCGCTGAGCCTGGAGAAGGGCGCCATCCGTCCATGGTCGGGCAAGACGTCCGAGTGGGAGCGGAAGATGTTGTTCCGCTACGCGCGCGAGCAAGGCATTCCGCTGGACAAGCCCTGGGGGCAGCTCACCCCGGCGCAGCGGGAGCGGGTGCTGGAGGGCGAGGGGGATTACGACGGCGGCCGCGTCTACCCGGGCGTGCGCGCGTGGTTCCGCTGGATGGAGAGCCGCACGTACAAGATGCACGTGCGCGTGCTGCTCTCGCGCTACCGCGCCTATTCGCTGTGCGAGAGCTGCAAGGGCGCTCGCCTCAACGAGTCCGCGCGGGCGTGGCGCGTGGGCGGGTTGGATCTGGCCGCGTGGCACGGGCTGGAGCTGTCCGATGCGCGCGCGCGCCTGGACTCGCTGCGCACCCATACGGGACAGGGCGAGCTGGCACGGCGCGAGCTGGCCAACCGCCTCGGCTACCTGGAGCGGGTGGGCCTGGGCTACCTCACGTTGGACAGGCCCGCGCGCACGCTGTCCGGCGGCGAGGCGCAGCGCGTGTCCCTCACCGCGGCGCTGGGGACCTCGCTGACGGGGGCGCTGTTCGTCCTGGACGAGCCCACCGTGGGCCTGCATCCCGCCGACGTGGGGCCCCTCACCGGCGCCATGGCCGAGCTGGCCACACGGGGCAACATCGCGCTCGTCATCGAGCATGATCCGCTCGTCATCCGCTCCGCGCACCGCGTGCTGGAGCTGGGGCCTGGGGCTGGCAAGCACGGGGGACGGCTGTGCTTCGATGGCACCCCGCGGGAGCTGGCGAAGCGCGCGGAGCTTCCCACCGGCCGGTTGCTGTCGGGGACAGGGGAGGAGAAGCGCACGCCGCGCGAGCGGACCGGTGAGCTGGTGGTGCGCAACGCCCGGGCCCACAACCTCCAGGGCGTCTCCGTGCGTGTGCCATTGGGCGTGCTGTGCGCCATCACCGGCCCCAGTGGCTCGGGCAAGAGCACCCTGATGGACGAGGTGCTGTACCGCCACCTCGGGCGCGCGCTGGGGGAGAAGGACGTGGAGGCGCCCGGCGAGGCGGACGGGGTGGACGGGCTGGAGGCCGTGGAGCGCGTCACCTTCGTGGACCAGTCGCCGCTGGGGCGCACCTCGCGTGGCAACGCGGCCACGTACACCAAGGCGTGGGATCGGCTGCGCGAGCGCTTCGCCTCCGAGCCCGAGGCCGAGGTGCGGGGGCTGACCTCGGCGCACTTCTCCTTCAACGTGGACAAGGGCCGTTGCGAGGCCTGCTCGGGCGAGGGCTACGAGACGGTGGAGATGCAGTTCCTCGCGGACGTCTCCCTGCTGTGCCCCGTGTGCCGGGGCCGCCGCTTCAAGGAGGAGGTGCTGGCCATCCGGCATCACGGGCTCTCCGTGGCGGACGTGCTGGAGCTGACCGTGGACGAGGTGCTGGAGCGCTTCGCCGACGACAAGCCGCTGGCGCGCGCTCTCGGGCCCGTGTCCCGATTGGGTCTGGGGTACCTGCCCCTGGGCCAGCCCCTGTCCACCCTGTCCGGTGGCGAGGCCCAGCGCCTCAAGCTGGCGCGTGCCCTGGCCAGCGAGGCGAAGGGCTCGCTCTTCCTCATCGACGAGCCGAGTGCTGGCCTGCATGACGCGGACGTACGCCAGGTGCTCGCCGCCCTGCATGAGTTGGTGGCGCGCGGCGCGAGTGTCGTCGTCGTGGACCATGACCTCGTCGTCATGCGGGGCGCGGATTGGATCATCGACCTGGGGCCGGGTGGTGGCCGCAACGGTGGGCGGCTGGTGGCCGAGGGCACGCCGGAGCAGCTGGTTTCTCGAGGAGAGGGGCTCACCGCGGCGGCGCTGCGTGGGACGTTGGTGGAGCCGGTGGTGCCGGGCAAGCGGGGCAAGGGCCCGGCGGAGGTGCCTCCCGCCATCGAGGTGGAGCACGCGCGCGAGCACAACCTGCAGGAGGTGTCCTGCCGGATTCCGCTCGGGAAGATGACGGTGGTGACGGGGCCGAGCGGCTCGGGGAAGAGCTCGCTCGTCTTCGACGTGGTGTTCGCCGAGGGCCAGCGCCGCTTCCTGGAGACGCTGACGCCGTACGCGCGCCAGTTCCTCCCCACCATGCCGCGTCCGGACGTGGAGCGCATCAGCAGCATCCCGCCGTCCGTGGCGCTGGAGCAGCGCACCTCGCGCGCGGGCGCCACCAGCACCGTGGCCACCGTCACCGAGGTGGCCCACTACCTGCGCCTCCTCTTCGCCAAGCTGGGCCAGCCCCACTGCCCGCGTGACGGCGAGCCCATCGCCTCCACCACGCCCGAGGTCCTCTACGCGCAGCTCACCGCGATGAAGGGGGATGGCACGGTGCTCGCCCCCGCCGTGCGGGCGCGCAAGGGGACCTACCTGGACGTCTTCACCGCCGCCGCGCGCGCGGGCATCGAGACGGCCATCGCCGACGGGAAGGTGGTCTCCACGGACCAGCCGCCGCAGCTCGTGAAGTCGCGCGAGCACGACATCGACCTCGTCATGTACCAGGGCAAGCTGGCGAAGCTGCCGCGCGAGGTGTTCGACAAGGCCCTCACCTGGGGCAAGGGCGCGCTGAAGGTGCGCGGTACCGGCAACAAGGAGACGCTCCTGTCCAGCGAGCGCACCTGTCCCGTCTGCGGTTTCTCCGTTCCGGAGATGGACCCGCGGTGGTTCTCCTTCAACACGAAGCAGGGCCGGTGCGTGGACTGCGAGGGGACGGGCGTGGAAGGCGGCGCCGAGGCGCTGGCCGAGGGCCGTTCCGACTCCTGCCGCACCTGCGAGGGCTCGCGCCTGGAGCCGGTGCCTCGCGCCGTGAAGCTGGAGGGCCTGCGCTATCACGAGGTGGTGCGGCAGTCCGTCACCGCCGCCCTGGCGCGGGTGCGCGAGTGGAAGTTCCGTGGGGACCGGGCGCTGCTCGGCGAGCCGTCCCGCCAGGAGCTGCTGCGGCGCATGGAGTTCCTGGACCGCGTGGGGCTGGGCTACCTGTCGCTGGACCGGAACGCGTCCACGCTCTCGGGTGGCGAGATGCAGCGGCTGCGACTGTCCGCGCAGCTGGGCGCGGGCCTCACCGGCGCGATGTACGTGCTGGACGAGCCCACCATTGGCCTGCACCCGCGTGACACCCACCGGCTGCTGTCCAACCTGCGCGCGCTGGTGGACACGGGCTCCACCGTGCTGGTGGTGGAGCACGACACGGACACCATCCGCGCGGCGGACCACCTGCTCGAGCTGGGGCCCACCGGAGGCAGGGGGGGCGGACGCATCCTCGCCGAAGGCCCGCCCGAGAAGGTGCTACAGGTCGAGGACGCGCCCACGGCCCGCGCGCTCCGCGAGCCCGCCGTACTGGCCGGCACGCCCCGGGGCTCGCCGGAGAATTGGATCGAGCTGAAGGACGCTCGCGCCAACAACCTGAAGGGCGTGGACCTGCGCATCCCCGTGGGGCGGCTGACCGTGGTGTCGGGTGTGTCGGGCTCGGGAAAGAGCACCCTGGTGCGCCAGGTGCTGTACCCGGCCCTGCGTGAGAAGCTCGGGCTGGTGACGACGCGCCCGGGGCCCTTCAAGTCCCTCAGGGGGACGGAGGCCATCCGCCGGGTGCTGGCCGTGGACCAGTCGCCCATCGGACGCACGCCGCGCTCGGTGCCCGCCACCTTCCTGGGTCTCTGGGACGAGCTGCGCCGGGCCTTCGCCGCGACTCCCGAGGCCAAGCTGCGCGGCTTCAGCCCCGCGCGGTTCTCGTTCAACACCGCGTCGGGTGGCCGGTGCACGGCGTGCGACGGGCAGGGAGCCATCTCGCACGAGATGTCCTTCCTCCCGGATGTGGTCACCCCCTGCGAGGCCTGCGGCGGGGCGCGCTTCGACGCGGCCACGCTCGAGGTGCGCTACCACGGGCTGACCATCGGTGACGTGCTGCGCCTGTCGGCGGACGAGGCCAAGGATGTCTTCCACGCGCTGCCGAAGGTGGCCGCGCCGCTGTCCTGCCTGTCGGACCTGGGCGTGGGCTACCTGCAACTCGGGCAGGGCTCGAACACGCTGTCCGGCGGCGAGGCGCAGCGGTTGAAGCTGGCCGCGGAGCTCACCGCGTCCACGCGCCACGAGCCCACGCTGTACGTGCTCGACGAGCCCACCACGGGTTTGCACCTGGGGGACGTGTCGAAGCTGATCGCCTTCTTGCGCAGGTTGGTGGACCGTGGGGACTCGCTGGTGGTCATCGAGCACCACCCGAGCGTCATCGCCTCGGCGGACCACGTGGTGGAACTGGGGCCGGAAGGCGGCGAGGCGGGTGGGCTCATCGTGGCGGAGGGGACACCCCAGGAGGTCGCGCGGCTGAAGACGGCCACGGGCCGGGTGCTCAAGTCACTGTTGGCTTCGCCAGCCCCCAAGGGGAGGCTGTGA
- a CDS encoding FHA domain-containing protein, with the protein MRCPSCQNENDAGAAWCDMCGMDLTPPKPAPAVGSAPVPPSPQQPANPHQKRHTVFEPDPAAPPPAPQRGADFFANPPPPRPTFDPRDPFAAASIPAAPAPAPAVMPPAPAAPRPKARTFVETANEGAAAGLVRGALFEYRNPSDPGRVHPLRVGRNVLGRNPECDVVLDDGRVSGQHAYLFIRAEDASFIDVSSNGSVVNGSVVHGEQVVLQNQAVLMLGGTTLVLVIVPEKLLSRRSQ; encoded by the coding sequence ATGCGCTGTCCTTCCTGCCAGAACGAGAACGATGCCGGTGCCGCCTGGTGCGATATGTGCGGCATGGACCTGACGCCCCCCAAGCCGGCTCCGGCCGTCGGGAGCGCTCCCGTGCCCCCGTCTCCCCAGCAGCCAGCCAACCCGCATCAAAAACGTCACACCGTCTTCGAGCCGGATCCGGCGGCTCCTCCTCCCGCCCCTCAACGGGGCGCGGACTTCTTCGCCAATCCGCCTCCGCCGCGGCCTACCTTCGACCCGCGCGACCCCTTCGCCGCCGCGTCCATTCCGGCCGCTCCGGCTCCCGCTCCCGCCGTCATGCCGCCGGCTCCCGCCGCTCCGCGCCCCAAGGCCCGGACCTTCGTGGAGACCGCCAACGAGGGCGCGGCCGCGGGGCTCGTTCGTGGTGCCCTCTTCGAGTACCGCAATCCCTCCGACCCGGGTCGCGTCCACCCGCTGCGCGTCGGGCGCAACGTGCTCGGCCGCAACCCCGAGTGCGATGTGGTGCTCGACGATGGACGCGTGAGCGGCCAGCACGCCTACCTGTTCATCCGCGCGGAGGACGCCTCGTTCATCGACGTCTCCAGCAACGGCTCCGTCGTCAACGGCTCCGTCGTCCACGGCGAGCAGGTCGTCCTGCAGAACCAGGCCGTCCTCATGCTGGGAGGGACGACGTTGGTGCTCGTCATCGTCCCCGAGAAGCTGCTGTCCCGGCGCTCCCAGTGA
- a CDS encoding FHA domain-containing protein encodes MHRTVFMIAGLLAVLLVGAPAAAADNGLTVLAVPPASNGQTRLQIEVTDPTLQQELRSTGASPDRFRIAVDQAGAQVTDVRRMADSSEGRYTVLAFDQSGSFSAYWSQAFVFAKDYVDALGARPRNHTVAVMTFGQSKRTHCEERTAAALEACLAKVQQLGTVQRITRLKFYIQQAVREAASAQPLSRGGSREVIVFTDAGEESAALNVKDLAREARDKGVRIHLVVFSGQGRGKGFAQRLDEMSQLAEGSGGRYIQVEDGNARQALTGLVGALEHLYWLDVDFCGVKPGQTSDRLSVTALSARATTAAWSDPVSFRQRAEGRATTVCPSTVAMGPSPVRTGTGSKTGASGSVNPPGTAAGNSGSTTPSGSSTATPGTNSTGSAAGSPGASTPPSGTAVGAPGAGMQPGGSDSRGLPWWLIVLLIGLGFLLMLALIALLSRRRSEPAPAPQVSAPVAAPPPAAEPPPAQPEPPPAAPAVWKDPFATLPETRLVVVKGPPGLEPFYRIHKGSFTIGARSGEMDLAIDLPQLSGHHATVQLFKAGNVFIKDEHSTNGTFVDGRRLNPGERVQVKPGQSIRLSQQLELTLVQPGLQPAVEPSSTGEPLVAAPPAAPVAAQPSADAPRAKSKTFYAPARGDDE; translated from the coding sequence ATGCATCGCACCGTCTTCATGATCGCGGGTCTGCTCGCCGTCCTTCTCGTGGGCGCACCCGCGGCGGCAGCGGACAATGGGCTCACCGTGCTCGCGGTACCGCCCGCGTCCAACGGGCAGACGCGGCTCCAGATCGAGGTCACCGATCCCACCCTCCAGCAGGAGCTCCGCTCCACGGGGGCCTCCCCGGATCGCTTCCGCATCGCCGTGGATCAGGCCGGCGCGCAGGTGACGGATGTCCGCCGGATGGCTGACTCCTCCGAGGGTCGTTACACGGTCCTCGCCTTCGATCAGTCCGGGTCGTTCTCCGCGTACTGGTCCCAGGCCTTCGTGTTCGCGAAGGACTACGTGGACGCGCTGGGCGCCCGACCCCGGAACCACACCGTCGCGGTCATGACCTTCGGGCAGAGCAAGCGCACCCACTGCGAGGAGCGCACCGCCGCGGCACTCGAGGCGTGTCTGGCGAAGGTCCAGCAGCTCGGGACCGTCCAGCGCATCACCCGGCTCAAGTTCTACATTCAGCAGGCCGTGCGTGAGGCCGCGAGCGCGCAGCCGCTCTCACGTGGTGGCTCGCGCGAGGTCATCGTCTTCACCGATGCCGGCGAGGAGTCGGCCGCGCTCAATGTGAAGGACCTCGCCCGGGAGGCGCGCGACAAGGGCGTGCGCATCCACCTGGTCGTCTTCAGTGGCCAGGGCAGGGGCAAGGGCTTCGCCCAGCGGCTCGACGAGATGTCCCAGCTCGCCGAGGGCTCCGGCGGCCGTTACATCCAGGTGGAGGATGGCAATGCCCGGCAGGCGCTCACGGGTCTCGTGGGCGCGTTGGAGCACCTCTACTGGCTGGACGTGGACTTCTGTGGCGTGAAGCCCGGGCAGACCTCGGACCGGCTCTCCGTCACGGCCCTCTCGGCTCGTGCCACCACCGCGGCCTGGAGCGATCCGGTCTCCTTCCGCCAGAGGGCCGAGGGTCGTGCGACCACAGTCTGCCCCAGCACCGTCGCCATGGGACCCTCTCCGGTACGGACGGGTACCGGCTCGAAGACGGGGGCCTCCGGCTCGGTCAACCCTCCTGGGACGGCAGCGGGCAACTCTGGCTCCACGACGCCGTCTGGTTCCTCGACGGCGACTCCCGGGACGAACTCCACCGGAAGCGCGGCGGGAAGCCCCGGAGCCTCGACGCCCCCATCCGGGACGGCGGTGGGAGCTCCCGGGGCGGGAATGCAACCCGGTGGCTCGGATTCCCGTGGGCTTCCCTGGTGGCTGATCGTCCTGCTCATCGGCCTGGGATTCCTCCTGATGCTGGCGCTCATCGCGCTGCTGTCCCGGCGCCGCTCGGAGCCCGCTCCGGCGCCCCAGGTGTCCGCGCCCGTGGCCGCGCCACCGCCCGCCGCCGAGCCTCCTCCCGCTCAGCCCGAGCCCCCGCCGGCCGCCCCCGCGGTGTGGAAGGATCCCTTCGCGACCCTGCCGGAGACGCGGCTGGTGGTGGTCAAGGGACCTCCCGGGCTCGAGCCGTTCTACCGGATCCACAAGGGCTCGTTCACCATTGGCGCCCGGTCGGGCGAGATGGACCTCGCCATCGATCTGCCACAGCTCAGCGGCCACCACGCGACCGTGCAGCTCTTCAAGGCGGGCAATGTCTTCATCAAGGACGAGCACTCCACCAATGGCACCTTCGTGGACGGGCGCCGCTTGAACCCGGGCGAGCGAGTCCAGGTGAAGCCCGGTCAGAGCATCCGTCTGTCGCAGCAGCTGGAGCTCACCCTGGTCCAGCCGGGACTCCAGCCCGCCGTCGAGCCCTCCTCCACGGGGGAACCGCTCGTCGCGGCGCCTCCCGCCGCGCCCGTGGCCGCCCAGCCGTCCGCGGACGCGCCCCGAGCGAAGTCCAAGACCTTCTACGCACCCGCAAGGGGAGATGACGAATGA
- a CDS encoding PP2C family protein-serine/threonine phosphatase, which produces MSLPFYIHGSTDVGRQRAQNEDSYRIVAQPDGSRLLVVCDGMGGHEAGEVASQVASDRIVEVLAASAPDHPPRALYQSFIEANQAVLDAALTRGAEGMGTTGVIAWVMDSRCYVGWVGDSRLYQFREGALVDRTRDHTRVAQMVTHGILTEEEARNHPDSHVLVQALGGSAGVQKRFKPEVWTDPLELRSGDVVLLCSDGLYDFIEDFELYPLIEGLDYQDAVARLIQTANERGGADNITVILLVAGQPEVPRTVKDPPRDRRETIPDGMPILAPAPAPEVQATSVPPSAPVVQASSASEPQGKTEEPAAAARTGRRVPLWWLLATGLVALGVGLVLGLRASEPPPAPGSSPSSASSSNLDAGVGMGTPHTEVGGQ; this is translated from the coding sequence ATGAGCCTCCCGTTCTACATCCACGGGAGTACCGACGTCGGCCGCCAGCGCGCGCAGAACGAGGATTCCTACCGCATCGTCGCCCAGCCGGACGGTTCCCGACTGCTCGTCGTCTGTGACGGCATGGGAGGCCACGAGGCCGGTGAGGTGGCCAGCCAGGTGGCCAGCGATCGCATCGTCGAGGTGCTCGCCGCGAGCGCTCCGGACCATCCGCCCCGCGCCCTCTATCAGTCCTTCATCGAGGCCAATCAGGCCGTGCTCGATGCCGCGCTCACCCGGGGCGCGGAGGGGATGGGGACCACGGGGGTCATCGCCTGGGTGATGGACTCGCGCTGCTATGTCGGCTGGGTGGGTGACAGCCGCCTCTACCAGTTCCGCGAGGGGGCGCTGGTCGATCGCACGCGAGACCACACGCGGGTGGCGCAGATGGTCACCCACGGCATCCTCACGGAGGAGGAAGCCCGGAATCATCCCGACTCGCACGTGCTCGTGCAGGCGCTGGGAGGAAGCGCGGGAGTCCAGAAGCGCTTCAAGCCCGAGGTGTGGACGGATCCGCTGGAGCTGCGGTCCGGCGACGTGGTGCTGCTGTGCAGCGACGGGCTGTACGACTTCATCGAGGACTTCGAGCTGTATCCGCTCATCGAGGGGCTCGACTACCAGGACGCTGTGGCGCGGCTCATCCAGACGGCCAACGAGCGCGGTGGGGCCGACAACATCACGGTCATCCTGCTCGTGGCGGGACAGCCCGAGGTGCCGCGTACGGTGAAGGATCCCCCTCGGGACCGGCGGGAGACGATCCCGGACGGCATGCCGATACTCGCGCCAGCTCCGGCTCCGGAGGTGCAGGCCACGTCGGTTCCTCCGAGCGCTCCCGTGGTACAGGCCTCGTCCGCTTCCGAGCCGCAAGGGAAGACGGAGGAGCCCGCGGCGGCTGCTCGCACCGGACGCCGTGTTCCGCTGTGGTGGTTGCTCGCGACGGGCCTCGTGGCGCTGGGCGTGGGCCTGGTCCTGGGGCTGAGGGCCTCCGAGCCGCCGCCAGCGCCAGGATCGTCTCCCTCCAGCGCTTCCAGTTCCAATCTGGACGCGGGCGTCGGCATGGGGACGCCTCATACGGAAGTCGGAGGGCAGTGA